A single Anopheles maculipalpis chromosome 3RL, idAnoMacuDA_375_x, whole genome shotgun sequence DNA region contains:
- the LOC126560500 gene encoding inhibitor of nuclear factor kappa-B kinase subunit epsilon — MNSFLRGSMNYVWCTTSVLGKGSTGAVFQGVNKHNGEPVAVKTFNQLSHMRPQDVQMREFEVLRKVNHNNIVKLLDIEDDQEGRGKVIVMELCTGGSLFNILDDPENTYGLPQKEFLLVLEHLSAGMKHLRDNNLVHRDLKPGNIMKYISEDGQTVYKLTDFGAARELGENQQFASLYGTEEYLHPDMYERAVLRKSINRSFTANVDLWSIGVTLYHVATGNLPFRPYGGRKNKETMYHITTKKAPGVISGTQTSENGPIEWSKHLPAHCQLKEGLKQLVTPLMAGLLEESQGRMWSFDKFFLEVQNILNKTVLHIFYVNRATSIEVYLEPEQTLVHLREHILAQTDVPQASQLLLLDNELFATKVDANTSARGYPPTDASNPVMLFNIENYNVILPTEWDLPKFPTFPNGISVENDASLAKVACSVGHECKRRVESLSLLDTLMNKSVHQFSGFLAGFLVKLLKRTRHLEDIEGLISELAKMFEVAASNHETYQKLGTTIYASYEKQKTDFQRVSEPIQQLYGRFVKEESLVREWNSGYRALRTPNKNRDSEKAKSLVDRLRDSWQHMLRDRATRSLTYNDEQFHVLEKVKIAETGKRLKTLLNDGVRQAVEQEAECLADWYKKAQTIFLQTQFLMKDVGAYVDALYDLREQLKQHREDLKEEISTDGEVSKTIAGKSIPPTTTSTATATIPIVGEMDGSEKGLTARQNQLKVMCFVNMYNQIKEVKKMLQQNSDILAATQGLLPDTGDRTAT, encoded by the exons ATGAACTCGTTCCTACGTGGATCGATGAACTATGTCTGGTGTACGACCAGTGTACTGGGCAAGGGTTCGACGGGGGCCGTCTTCCAGGGGGTCAACAAACACAACGGTGAACCGGTGGCGGTCAAAACGTTCAACCAGCTCAGCCACATGCGACCGCAGGACGTGCAGATGCGTGAGTTTGAAGTGCTGCGGAAGGTGAATCACAACAACATCGTCAAGCTGCTGGACATCGAGGATGACCAGGAGGGACGGGGCAAGGTCATTGTGATGGAACTGTGTACGGGTGGCAGTTTGTTTAACATACTGGACGATCCTGAAAACACGTACGGATTGCCACAGAAGGAGTTCCTGCTGGTGCTGGAGCATCTTTCCGCTGGGATGAAACATTTGCGTGATAACAATCTGGTACATCGGGATTTAAAGCCGGGCAACATCATGAAGTACATCTCCGAGGATGGACAAACGGTGTACAAGCTGACGGATTTCGGAGCTGCTCGGGAGTTGGGCGAGAATCAACAGTTTGCTTCCCTGTACGGTACGGAAGAATATCTTCATCCAGATATGTACGAACGTGCCGTACTTCGGAAGTCGATCAATCGTAGCTTCACGGCCAATGTGGATCTGTGGTCGATCGGTGTTACACTGTACCACGTAGCGACGGGCAATCTACCGTTCCGGCCGTACGGTGGACGCAAAAACAAGGAAACGATGTATCATATCACAACCAAGAAAGCTCCGGGTGTTATTTCCGGTACCCAAACGAGCGAAAATGGACCAATCGAATGGTCGAAACATCTACCGGCTCACTGTCAGCTGAAGGAAGGGTTGAAGCAACTCGTCACCCCACTGATGGCCGGACTGCTCGAGGAAAGTCAGGGCCGTATGTGGTCGTTTGATAAGTTTTTTCTCGAGGTGCAAAACATTCTCAACAAAACGGTGCTTCACATATTCTACGTTAATCGGGCGACCTCGATCGAGGTGTACCTGGAACCGGAACAGACGCTTGTCCATCTGCGGGAACATATACTGGCGCAGACCGATGTACCGCAGGCTTCGCAACTGTTGCTGCTAGACAATGAACTGTTTGCTACGAAGGTGGACGCCAACACTAGTG CACGCGGCTATCCACCGACGGACGCCAGCAATCCGGTGATGCTGTTCAACATCGAAAACTATAACGTTATTCTACCGACTGAATGGGATCTGCCCAAATTCCCTACATTCCCGAACGGCATTTCGGTGGAGAACGATGCGAGCCTGGCGAAGGTGGCCTGTAGCGTGGGGCACGAGTGTAAAAGGCGGGTCGAAAGCTTGTCCCTGCTCGATACACTGATGAACAAATCGGTGCATCAGTTTTCCGGCTTTTTGGCCGGTTTTCTAGTAAAGTTACTTAA ACGAACCCGCCACTTGGAGGATATTGAAGGATTAATCTCGGAACTTGCGAAGATGTTTGAAGTTGCCGCATCCAAT CACGAAACATACCAAAAATTAGGCACAACCATATACGCAAGCTACGAAAAGCAAAAGACAGATTTTCAGCGTGTTTCCGAACCGATCCAGCAGCTGTACGGACGCTTCGTTAAGGAAGAATCGCTCGTGCGCGAATGGAACTCGGGCTATCGAGCGTTGCGCACACCGAACAAAAACCGGGACAGTGAAAAGGCTAAATCACTCGTCGATCGGCTACGCGACTCCTGGCAGCATATGTTGCGTGATCGTGCCACACGCTCGCTTACTTACAATGACGAACAGTTCCATGTGTTGGAGAAGGTTAAAATCGCGGAAACGGGTAAACGGCTAAAAACACTCCTGAACGATGGTGTTCGGCAGGCGGTCGAACAGGAAGCTGAATGTTTGGCCGATTGGTACAAAAAAGCGCAAACGATCTTCCTGCAGACCCAGTTCCTCATGAAGGACGTCGGTGCGTACGTGGACGCGCTGTACGATTTGCGCGAACAGTTAAAACAGCACCGGGAAGATTTGAAGGAAGAGATCAGCACGGACGGTGAGGTGTCGAAGACGATCGCGGGCAAATCGATACCACCGACCACGACGTCTACCGCAACGGCAACGATCCCGATCGTGGGTGAGATGGATGGCAGTGAGAAGGGGCTAACGGCGCGCCAGAATCAGCTTAAAGTGATGTGCTTCGTG aacATGTACAACCAAATCAAAGAGGTAAAGAAAATGCTTCAACAAAACAGTGATATACTGGCGGCAACGCAAGGATTGCTTCCCGACACCGGTGATAGGACTGCAACGTAG